From Paenibacillus graminis:
CAGATCTTCTTTGTTGGTGTAATCCGTATTCGCCTGCAGCACGGCCTTGATCTGCTCTTCATCGGCTGCCGGAACGGTGGCTTTAGCTTCAAGCGCTCCTGCCGGGAGAGAATATTGGACAGCCTGGATTTGCACATTGCTGATCAGCCAGTTGGAGCCGGAGGCATTTTTGGTCAGCGAATAAATGTATTCTGCAGTACTGTTTGGTGTGAAGGCTCCACCGGTTCTCTCTGTTGTTTCCACAACATCCACAGTTGCTTCCTTCTCCTGGATATCGATAATGTCCATTCTGGCAATGGCCGTGGTGACGTCGTAAGCTGCCATCTGGTCTTTGAATGCCGTTGCGGCTGCAGCCAGCGGTGACTTCGGATCGATCAGACTTATAAAACCCTCGTAATCTTCTTTGTTGGAATAGCTGACGTATTGATTAAAAAGCTCGGAAATCCCCTTATCGTCCGTGCTGTTCAGACTGCTTTTGATTTCTACGGAATTGGCTTTGGCGTTCCAGACTACACTTTTGCCTGTTGCTTCGCCTACGAAACGGAGCGGGACATAAGTAACGTTGTTAACCATTTTTGGAGCAGTTGCCAGCTGTTTTACGGTTCCGTTTACAGTCGCTTTTTTGCTGCCGAGCTGCAGGGTGATTGTCAGGCTTTCCCTGGAGGCTGTGATGGTGCCTGTCTTGGAATCCCATACAAGGGTAAGCCCCAGCTTCTCAAAAATCGGACGCATGGGAACGAGGATGGAACCTTGATCCTTGACTGGTGCGCTGCTGCTCAGGTTCAGTTTCTGCTGATCAACCGTTACGGTAATGGGCTGCTCTGCTGCTGCTGCTGATACGCAGATAACACCGGATATGGCTACAGCGGCAAGAAAACCGGGTACAAATTTCATGTGTCGAAAATCTCCTTTGTTATATGTTAGGGGTCGCAAATGATGAACATATAAATTATACAGGACGATAATGGTTCGGGGAATATCCTGTGTTGGATATAGGAACTGAGGGAATTTTAGAGTAGGCAAAAAAAGGTATTGCTGTGATCTAATATATATGCTACTATAGCTGTAAATTACAGGAATAGTAACGGAAGCACCGTTCAATGACCGTATCCCACGGTCATTGGCGGTGCTTTTTTGCTGTCTTTTTACAGAAAGGAGAGGGTGACATGGCAGCCAGAATCGTGCTCGCAGTACGGGAGAGCCAATACATTGAGCCATTGCTCCACTATATTCACCATAGTGAATATGGTGGGATGCTGCGGGTCAGCGCGTTCAGCATGCTGGATGCTTTTATGGAGTTTATGCAGGGTGAGGAAGTCCCGGACGCGGTTGTAGGAGATCCTTCTTTTATTGAGGCGTGGCTGGTGGAGGGGAGGAATTCAGTGCCGTGGGCAGTCCTTAGTGATGACGGGGACATCCGCGGCAAACCTTCCGGGAGTCTGGCGGGGGGACAAATGATTGTCAAGTATCAGGCGCTGCCTTCTCTGCTGGAGTCCATACTTCAGCTATGCGATCTGAAGCGAAGCCGGACAGCGTTAGTGCCCAAGGAAGAGACGCTGCTGCTGAGTGTGGTCTCAGCCAGTGGCAGCAGCGGTAAAACCACGCTTGCACTCAATATGGCGAAGCAGCTTGGGGGACTGGGACTGTCTGTTTTTTATCTGAATCTGGAAAGTGTGGACAGCAGCGGATTGTTCCTGCGCTTGCCGGACGGCAACGCCCTTGGTCTGGAGCGCCTGCTGTATGAACTGAAGGCAAGTGCAGGAGAGGGGGGCCAGGCAGAAGCAGGAAAGATAGAGCTTGAACAATATGTGATCCGGCATGAAAGTCTGCGAACCGAGGCCTTCAGACCGGTGGACAATCTTAAGGAAAAGCTGGAGATGTCGCTGACGGATACGCTGGATGTGCTGGAAGAACTGTCCGGGGCGGGGCGCTATGATGTTGTCATTGTAGATACCGGTGGCATTGAGGAGCAGCAGACTCAGGCTGTTCTCCATAGATGCGGCCTCCTGCTCTGGGTGCTGACGAGTGATAAGAACAGTATGCACAAGACCGGGAGATGGCTGGAGCATTGTAGTAAACCCCACTCCGGCAGACTGCAGGAGGTACAGGGCAAAAGCAGGTTTGTGCTGAATTTTGCAGCCGATGCCAATAGAGGAGAGCTTCTCTCTGAAGGGTTGGAAATAGATGCTGTGCTTCCTTTTATCTCTTCATGGGCCATGCAGCACCACGGGGAGCTGTGCCTGAATTCTCCACAATTCATTCTCGGGATACAGCAGCTCTGCTCGGGAATCATTGAGCCCGCGCTGCCGCGTGTCTTTACAGGGAATGGTATATGAATGAAGAGATGTTCCGGCTGCTCCGCAGTGACATCCGTTCCGGACTGGATCTGACGTCTGCTGTCGGCAACCGTGAGCTTACCGCTTATATAGAGCAGACGGTTCTTGCGCGGGACAACCTGCGGCATCTGACCGCACAAGAGAAGCATACCCTGGTCAAGAAGCTGTTCGATTCATTCCGGGGCCTGGATGTGCTGCAGCCGCTGGTGGATAATCCGGCGGTCACCGAGATTATGATCAACAGCCATGATGAGATTTTTGTCGAGGAGAACGGGCTGATCCGCCGCCTCCCGCTGGCCTTTGAGTCCAGCAGCCGATTGGAGGATATTATACAGTCGGTGGTCTCCGGTGTTAACCGGGTAGTCAACGATTCCTCACCGATCGTGGATGCGCGGCTGAAGGACGGGTCCCGGGTCAATATCGTTCTGCCGCCGGTAGCACTGAAGGGGCCGGCGATGACTATCCGCAAGTTTCCCGAAACGCCGATGACGATGAACGAGCTGATCCGCCGGGAGGCTGTAAGTAGGGAGGCTGCGGAGCTTCTGCAGATGTTAGTGGCGGCGAAATACAATATTTTTATCAGCGGCGGCACCGGCTCAGGCAAAACAACCTTTCTAAATGCATTGTCGCAGTTCATACCGCCGCAGGAGCGGGTGATTACGATTGAGGATTCAGCCGAGCTGCAGATCGTCACCGTACCGAATCTCGTTTCGCTGGAGACGAGAAATGCGAATACGGAAGGCCGGGGAGAGATCAGCATCCGTGATCTGATCCGTTCCTCACTGCGGATGCGGCCGAACCGCATTGTGGTGGGCGAGGTTCGGGGCGCAGAATGCCTCGATATGCTTCAGGCGATGAATACCGGCCATGACGGCTGCCTCAGCACGGGCCACTCAAACAGTGCCCGGGATATGGTCAGCCGTCTGGAAACGATGGTACTCAGTGCTGCCGATCTGCCGGTGGCGGTCGTCCGGCAGCAGATTGGCTCTGCGATTGATATCTTTGTGCATCTGGCGCGGCTGCGTGACCGTTCCCGCCGGGTGACGGAAATCTGTGAGGTTGCCGGGGTCAAGGAGGGGGAGGTGGTGCTGAATCCACTCTAT
This genomic window contains:
- a CDS encoding copper amine oxidase N-terminal domain-containing protein yields the protein MKFVPGFLAAVAISGVICVSAAAAEQPITVTVDQQKLNLSSSAPVKDQGSILVPMRPIFEKLGLTLVWDSKTGTITASRESLTITLQLGSKKATVNGTVKQLATAPKMVNNVTYVPLRFVGEATGKSVVWNAKANSVEIKSSLNSTDDKGISELFNQYVSYSNKEDYEGFISLIDPKSPLAAAATAFKDQMAAYDVTTAIARMDIIDIQEKEATVDVVETTERTGGAFTPNSTAEYIYSLTKNASGSNWLISNVQIQAVQYSLPAGALEAKATVPAADEEQIKAVLQANTDYTNKEDLTGVLSTIDESSPAYKLSEQTYKQLFNSYDLQSSLESSKVIYFNDNEAAIYAVMTTKKLKGPQFTDNRTETVTTVKKSADGKWKLVQTYNLSTKPLTN
- a CDS encoding CpaF family protein, whose amino-acid sequence is MNEEMFRLLRSDIRSGLDLTSAVGNRELTAYIEQTVLARDNLRHLTAQEKHTLVKKLFDSFRGLDVLQPLVDNPAVTEIMINSHDEIFVEENGLIRRLPLAFESSSRLEDIIQSVVSGVNRVVNDSSPIVDARLKDGSRVNIVLPPVALKGPAMTIRKFPETPMTMNELIRREAVSREAAELLQMLVAAKYNIFISGGTGSGKTTFLNALSQFIPPQERVITIEDSAELQIVTVPNLVSLETRNANTEGRGEISIRDLIRSSLRMRPNRIVVGEVRGAECLDMLQAMNTGHDGCLSTGHSNSARDMVSRLETMVLSAADLPVAVVRQQIGSAIDIFVHLARLRDRSRRVTEICEVAGVKEGEVVLNPLYEFRETGETDGHVQGGLIPSGNPMLHTGKLGMAGIHWKGEVI